A section of the Amycolatopsis sp. AA4 genome encodes:
- the glyA gene encoding serine hydroxymethyltransferase, with the protein MTSPFDAHLSEADPEVAAAVAAELDRQQSTLEMIASENFAPVGVLEAQGSVLTNKYAEGYPGRRYYGGCEHVDVVEQLAIDRAKALFGAEHANVQPHSGAQANAAAMFAVLKPGDTILGLDLAHGGHLTHGMKINFSGKLYNVVAYHVDKETGIVDVAEIERLAVEHKPKLIVAGWSAYPRQLDFAEFRRIADLVDAKLMVDMAHFAGLVAAGLHPSPVPHADIVTTTTHKTLGGPRGGLILCRQELAKKINSAVFPGQQGGPLEHVIAAKAVALKIAATDGFRERQERTLEGAKILADRLSRTDCAEAGVRVLTGGTDVHLVLVDLVNSELNGQEAEDRLHSVGITVNRNAVPFDPRPPMVTSGLRIGTPALATRGFGAEDFTEVADIIAETLKPDFDEAAQQALRGRVELLAKKHPLYADLSR; encoded by the coding sequence ATGACCTCCCCGTTCGACGCCCACCTGTCCGAAGCGGACCCGGAGGTCGCCGCCGCGGTGGCCGCGGAGCTGGACCGCCAGCAGTCGACGCTCGAGATGATCGCCTCGGAGAACTTCGCCCCGGTCGGCGTGCTCGAGGCGCAGGGCTCGGTGCTGACCAACAAGTACGCCGAGGGCTATCCGGGCCGCCGCTACTACGGCGGCTGCGAGCACGTCGACGTCGTCGAGCAGCTCGCGATCGACCGGGCCAAAGCGCTGTTCGGCGCGGAGCACGCCAACGTGCAGCCGCACTCGGGCGCGCAGGCCAACGCGGCGGCGATGTTCGCGGTGCTGAAGCCGGGCGACACGATCCTCGGCCTCGACCTCGCGCACGGCGGCCACCTGACGCACGGGATGAAGATCAACTTCTCCGGCAAGCTGTACAACGTGGTCGCCTACCACGTCGACAAGGAGACCGGGATCGTCGACGTCGCCGAGATCGAGCGGCTGGCGGTCGAGCACAAGCCGAAGCTGATCGTCGCCGGCTGGTCGGCCTACCCGCGCCAGCTCGACTTCGCCGAGTTCCGCCGGATCGCCGACCTCGTCGACGCCAAGCTCATGGTCGACATGGCGCACTTCGCCGGTCTCGTGGCCGCCGGGCTGCACCCGTCGCCGGTGCCGCACGCGGACATCGTCACGACCACCACGCACAAGACCCTCGGCGGCCCGCGCGGCGGCCTGATCCTGTGCCGCCAGGAGCTGGCGAAGAAGATCAACTCGGCGGTGTTCCCCGGCCAGCAGGGCGGTCCGCTGGAGCACGTGATCGCGGCCAAGGCCGTGGCGCTGAAGATCGCCGCGACCGACGGGTTCCGCGAGCGCCAGGAGCGCACCCTGGAAGGCGCGAAGATCCTCGCCGACCGGCTGTCGCGCACCGACTGCGCCGAGGCGGGCGTCCGCGTCCTCACCGGCGGCACCGACGTGCACCTGGTGCTGGTCGACCTGGTGAACTCCGAGCTCAACGGCCAGGAGGCGGAGGACCGGCTGCACTCGGTCGGGATCACCGTCAACCGCAACGCGGTGCCGTTCGACCCGCGTCCGCCGATGGTCACCTCCGGCCTGCGGATCGGCACCCCGGCGCTGGCCACCCGCGGTTTCGGCGCCGAGGACTTCACCGAGGTCGCCGACATCATCGCCGAGACGCTGAAACCGGACTTCGACGAGGCCGCCCAGCAGGCGCTGCGGGGTCGCGTGGAGCTGCTGGCCAAGAAGCACCCGCTGTACGCGGACCTGAGCCGATGA
- the lipA gene encoding lipoyl synthase, with protein MSAQPEGRKLLRLEVRNSETPIEKKPSWIKTRVRMGPEFTELKGLVRREGLHTVCEEAGCPNIYECWEDREATFLIGGDQCTRRCDFCQIDTGKPAALDRTEPRKVAESVQAMGLRYSTITGVARDDLADGGAWLYAETVRQIHALNPGTGVELLIPDFNAEPDQLAEVFGSRPEVLAHNVETVPRIFKRIRPGFRYARSLDVITQARAAGLVTKSNLILGMGETPEEVTVALQDLFDAGCEIITITQYLRPSPRHHPVDRWVKPEEFVEHAKTAEAIGFPGVMAGPLVRSSYRAGRLYAQTKAHRGEELPENLAHLTAEGPAAQEASSVLARN; from the coding sequence ATGAGCGCGCAGCCCGAGGGGCGGAAGTTGTTGCGGCTTGAGGTGCGCAACAGCGAGACGCCGATCGAGAAGAAGCCGTCGTGGATCAAGACGCGGGTGCGGATGGGGCCGGAGTTCACCGAACTCAAGGGCCTGGTTCGCCGCGAAGGCCTCCACACCGTGTGTGAAGAGGCCGGGTGTCCCAACATCTACGAATGCTGGGAGGACCGCGAGGCCACGTTCCTGATCGGTGGTGACCAGTGCACGCGGCGCTGCGATTTCTGTCAGATCGACACCGGGAAACCCGCTGCGCTGGATCGCACGGAGCCGCGGAAGGTCGCGGAATCGGTGCAGGCCATGGGTCTGCGGTACTCGACGATCACCGGTGTCGCCCGCGATGACCTGGCCGACGGCGGTGCGTGGCTGTACGCGGAGACGGTGCGGCAGATCCACGCGCTCAACCCGGGCACCGGTGTCGAGCTGTTGATTCCGGACTTCAACGCCGAACCCGACCAGTTGGCCGAGGTGTTCGGGTCGCGGCCGGAGGTGCTGGCGCACAACGTGGAGACCGTGCCGCGGATCTTCAAGCGGATCCGCCCCGGCTTCCGCTACGCCCGCTCCCTGGACGTGATCACCCAGGCGCGTGCGGCGGGGTTGGTGACGAAGTCGAACCTGATCCTCGGGATGGGCGAGACGCCGGAAGAGGTCACCGTCGCGTTGCAGGATCTCTTCGACGCTGGGTGCGAGATCATCACGATCACCCAGTACCTGCGGCCCTCGCCGCGGCATCACCCGGTGGACCGGTGGGTCAAGCCGGAGGAGTTCGTGGAGCACGCGAAAACCGCCGAGGCGATCGGGTTCCCGGGCGTGATGGCGGGCCCCCTGGTGCGGTCCTCGTACCGCGCCGGACGGCTCTACGCCCAGACCAAGGCACACCGCGGCGAGGAACTGCCGGAGAACCTCGCTCACCTGACCGCCGAAGGGCCGGCGGCCCAAGAAGCCAGCAGCGTGCTGGCGAGGAACTAA
- a CDS encoding L-serine ammonia-lyase — protein MAISVFDLFSIGIGPSSSHTVGPMRAAKTFVDGLVEDGVLETVARVQAELFGSLGATGFGHGSDKAVLLGLSGERPEEIDTDTVPAKVAAIRESGRLAVGGTHSVAFAEDTDLPMHRRKSLPAHPNGMVFRAFASDGSLLRERTYYSVGGGFVRDESYETDPVFVEDSTPVPYPFRTGADLLKHCADTGLPVSEIMLRNELSWRSREEVRDGLLQIWEVMAECVRNGYTHEGVLPGGLKVPRRAKSLHDKLLAEDGADDPLYAMDWVSLYALAVNEENAAGGRVVTAPTNGAAGIIPAVLHYYQRFVRGSSDDGIVTFLLTAGAIGSILKQTGSISGAEVGCQGEVGSASAMAAAGLTEVLGGSPAQVENAAEIGVEHHLGLTCDPVGGLVQIPCIERNAVGASKAIHAARMAMRGDGSHVVTLDKAIKTMRETGADMSVKYKETARGGLAVNVIEC, from the coding sequence ATGGCGATCAGCGTCTTCGACCTGTTTTCGATCGGCATCGGGCCGTCGAGTTCCCACACGGTCGGCCCGATGCGGGCGGCCAAGACCTTTGTGGACGGTCTGGTCGAGGACGGCGTGCTGGAAACGGTCGCGCGGGTGCAGGCCGAGTTGTTCGGCTCCCTCGGCGCGACCGGATTCGGGCACGGCAGCGACAAGGCGGTGCTGCTCGGGCTTTCCGGGGAGCGGCCGGAGGAAATCGACACCGACACGGTGCCCGCCAAGGTGGCGGCGATCCGCGAGTCCGGACGGCTGGCGGTCGGCGGGACGCATTCGGTGGCGTTCGCCGAGGACACCGACCTGCCGATGCACCGGCGGAAGTCCCTGCCCGCGCATCCGAACGGGATGGTGTTCCGGGCGTTCGCTTCCGACGGTTCGCTGCTGCGGGAACGGACGTACTACTCGGTCGGCGGCGGATTCGTGCGGGACGAGTCGTACGAGACCGACCCGGTGTTCGTGGAGGACTCCACGCCGGTGCCGTATCCGTTCCGCACCGGGGCGGACCTGCTGAAGCATTGCGCGGACACCGGGCTTCCGGTCAGCGAGATCATGCTGCGGAACGAGCTTTCCTGGCGCAGCCGCGAGGAGGTTCGGGACGGACTGCTGCAGATCTGGGAGGTGATGGCCGAGTGCGTGCGGAACGGGTACACGCACGAGGGTGTGCTGCCTGGCGGCCTGAAGGTGCCTCGGCGGGCCAAATCGTTGCACGACAAGCTGCTCGCTGAAGACGGCGCGGACGACCCGTTGTACGCGATGGACTGGGTCAGCCTGTACGCGCTCGCGGTCAACGAGGAAAACGCCGCGGGCGGTCGCGTGGTCACTGCTCCGACCAACGGCGCGGCGGGGATCATCCCGGCGGTTTTGCACTACTACCAACGGTTTGTGCGCGGATCTTCGGACGACGGCATCGTCACCTTCCTGCTCACCGCGGGAGCGATCGGCTCGATCCTCAAGCAGACCGGCTCGATCTCGGGCGCCGAGGTCGGCTGCCAGGGCGAGGTCGGTTCGGCCTCGGCGATGGCTGCTGCCGGATTGACGGAGGTCCTGGGCGGGTCGCCTGCTCAGGTCGAGAACGCGGCCGAGATCGGGGTCGAACACCACCTCGGCTTGACGTGCGACCCGGTCGGCGGGCTGGTGCAGATCCCGTGCATCGAGCGCAACGCGGTCGGCGCGTCGAAGGCGATCCATGCGGCCCGAATGGCGATGCGCGGCGACGGCAGCCACGTGGTGACGCTGGACAAGGCGATCAAGACCATGCGCGAGACCGGCGCGGACATGTCGGTGAAGTACAAGGAGACCGCGCGCGGCGGACTCGCCGTGAACGTCATCGAGTGCTGA
- a CDS encoding helix-turn-helix domain-containing protein: MPDARRTRQIDAQTLRALAHPLRMELLDLLTLDGPATATGLAKRVGESSGTTSWHLRQLAETGLVVEDSGRGSKRERWWKAAQDSTRMSAADFVHQPEMAGSLMAFLHHHVDQRYREQSRFVAELPRWAHEWRDSSTLSSTMLPLTVAETRQMIDEIEAVIERYRRPARPGDESVITQWAAFPRSSAETMPEGES, encoded by the coding sequence ATGCCCGACGCACGCCGCACTCGCCAGATCGACGCGCAAACCCTGCGCGCGCTGGCGCATCCGCTGCGGATGGAACTGCTGGACCTGCTGACCCTCGACGGCCCGGCCACCGCGACCGGGCTGGCCAAACGCGTCGGGGAAAGCTCCGGCACCACGTCGTGGCACCTGCGGCAACTCGCCGAAACCGGGTTGGTCGTGGAGGATTCCGGCCGGGGCTCGAAGCGCGAACGCTGGTGGAAAGCGGCGCAGGATTCGACCCGGATGAGCGCGGCGGACTTCGTGCACCAGCCGGAGATGGCCGGATCGCTCATGGCTTTCCTGCACCACCACGTGGATCAGCGCTATCGCGAACAATCGCGGTTCGTCGCCGAACTGCCGCGCTGGGCCCACGAATGGCGCGACAGCTCGACGCTGAGCAGCACCATGCTGCCTCTCACGGTGGCCGAAACCCGCCAGATGATCGACGAAATCGAGGCGGTGATCGAGCGCTACCGCCGCCCGGCCCGCCCCGGCGACGAGTCGGTGATCACGCAGTGGGCGGCGTTCCCGCGCTCGTCCGCCGAAACCATGCCAGAGGGGGAATCCTGA
- a CDS encoding FadR/GntR family transcriptional regulator, which translates to MESTSVVSANAALFRPVRAGNAFEETVERLLQAIRLGVVGAGDRLPSERELAERLGVSRVTLREAIRALADAGYVESRRGRYGGTFVNEKLPEPAERAVGEVDAAGLEDALCLRHVLETGAAEAAAARTLSPADRQHLTGTLAEAAAADLADYRRKDSRLHLAIAEVTASASLTSTVADARTRVNQLLDRIPLLEPNLEHSNAQHEAIVDAILAGDPVAARQAMAEHIEGTASLLRAFLS; encoded by the coding sequence GTGGAGTCGACCTCGGTGGTGAGCGCGAACGCGGCCCTGTTCCGGCCGGTGCGGGCCGGGAACGCCTTCGAGGAGACCGTCGAGCGGCTGTTGCAGGCGATCCGGCTCGGCGTCGTCGGCGCGGGGGACCGGCTGCCGTCGGAACGCGAGCTGGCCGAACGGCTCGGGGTCAGCCGCGTGACGCTGCGGGAGGCGATTCGCGCGCTGGCCGACGCGGGCTACGTCGAGTCGCGGCGCGGGCGGTACGGCGGCACGTTCGTGAACGAGAAACTGCCGGAGCCCGCGGAACGCGCGGTCGGCGAGGTGGACGCGGCCGGGCTGGAAGACGCGCTGTGCCTGCGCCACGTGCTGGAGACCGGTGCCGCGGAGGCGGCCGCGGCGCGCACGTTGAGCCCGGCCGATCGGCAGCATCTGACCGGCACGCTCGCGGAAGCGGCGGCGGCCGATCTCGCCGACTACCGGCGCAAGGATTCGCGGCTGCACCTGGCGATCGCCGAGGTCACCGCGTCCGCGTCGCTGACCAGCACGGTCGCCGACGCGCGCACGAGGGTCAACCAGCTGCTGGACCGGATCCCGCTGCTCGAACCCAACCTGGAGCATTCGAACGCGCAGCACGAGGCGATCGTCGACGCGATCCTGGCCGGCGATCCGGTGGCCGCGCGGCAGGCGATGGCCGAGCACATCGAGGGCACGGCGTCGCTGTTGCGCGCCTTCCTCTCGTGA
- a CDS encoding transglycosylase domain-containing protein produces MESAPESDQSVGVRRTWRRIRRGAYYLTGFAVGVPLIAFWIAYLLLDVRSPQDVLASLGKTVTLKYADGSELLRVVPAGGDRRYVPFDQIPQKLRDAIVATEDPTFWENSGFDPTGIGRAFLTGVGGGSGITQQYIKKSTGDEDSTLSRKMQELVLATKITQEQSKEQIFESYVNIISFGRNTFGPAAAMNAFFGRPLDNSLTWSEAAFLAGMIQSPSVHDPAVSGDEHAAKRWQYVRDKLVERGYVKNADGMAYPGAEIKPPAETRVSLSYDQYHLKQRVLTELETAGFSLSRLQQGNLTVQTTLDPGLQNAAHAALGDRLKGEPAELRGALVAVDPTNGAVRAYDGGNNGVRDYAATGHALGSAFYPFTAAAGLKNGMSLDEKVAAPREIQYLGEKFDYPPKCPQSCTLRSALTSGADTPFITVSKKIGVDEVSAAARAAGIPDEVDGAPTMREQDGVTIGSGIVVGRYPMRPLDVAGAYATYAANGTRAPVHLVDKVLDRSGKVVWQHENQPVSAVPEQVAQDVTSALRTSLPDGRAAALRTGEFERGNSRDNQDAWAVGYTPQLATAVWLGSDDNRKLLDGDGKKVTGSSIPADVWRSFMAR; encoded by the coding sequence GTGGAGTCAGCCCCGGAGAGTGACCAATCCGTTGGTGTCCGCCGCACGTGGCGCCGCATCCGCAGGGGTGCGTACTACCTGACCGGATTCGCGGTCGGCGTGCCGCTGATCGCGTTCTGGATCGCCTACCTGCTGCTGGACGTGCGCAGCCCGCAGGACGTCCTCGCCTCGCTCGGCAAAACCGTCACGCTGAAGTACGCCGACGGCAGCGAACTGCTGCGCGTCGTGCCGGCGGGCGGCGACCGCCGGTACGTGCCGTTCGACCAGATCCCGCAGAAGCTGCGCGACGCGATCGTCGCCACCGAGGACCCGACGTTCTGGGAAAACTCCGGTTTCGACCCGACCGGCATCGGCCGCGCGTTCCTGACCGGCGTCGGCGGCGGGTCCGGGATCACGCAGCAGTACATCAAGAAATCGACCGGCGACGAGGATTCGACGCTCTCCCGGAAAATGCAGGAACTCGTGCTCGCCACGAAGATCACCCAGGAGCAGAGCAAGGAACAGATCTTCGAGAGCTACGTCAACATCATCTCCTTCGGCCGCAACACTTTCGGACCTGCCGCGGCGATGAACGCGTTCTTCGGCCGTCCGCTCGACAACAGCCTCACCTGGAGCGAGGCGGCGTTCCTGGCCGGGATGATCCAGTCGCCGTCGGTGCACGATCCGGCGGTGTCCGGCGACGAGCACGCGGCGAAACGGTGGCAGTACGTGCGCGACAAGCTGGTCGAACGCGGCTATGTGAAGAACGCCGACGGCATGGCTTATCCGGGCGCGGAGATCAAACCGCCCGCGGAGACGCGGGTGAGCCTGAGCTACGACCAGTACCACCTCAAACAGCGAGTGCTCACCGAACTGGAGACGGCCGGCTTCTCGCTTTCCCGGCTGCAGCAAGGAAATCTGACTGTCCAGACCACGCTGGACCCCGGCCTGCAGAACGCCGCGCACGCCGCGCTGGGCGACCGGTTGAAGGGCGAGCCAGCGGAATTGCGCGGCGCGCTGGTGGCGGTCGATCCGACGAACGGTGCGGTGCGCGCGTACGACGGCGGCAACAACGGCGTCCGGGATTACGCGGCAACCGGGCACGCGCTCGGCTCCGCGTTCTACCCGTTCACCGCGGCGGCCGGATTGAAAAACGGGATGTCGCTGGACGAGAAAGTGGCTGCTCCCCGGGAGATTCAGTACCTCGGCGAGAAATTCGACTATCCGCCGAAGTGCCCGCAATCGTGCACCTTGCGCAGCGCGTTGACCTCAGGCGCGGACACGCCGTTCATCACGGTCTCCAAGAAGATCGGCGTCGACGAGGTGAGCGCGGCGGCCCGTGCGGCGGGGATCCCGGACGAGGTGGACGGCGCGCCGACCATGCGCGAGCAGGACGGCGTCACGATCGGCTCGGGCATCGTCGTCGGCCGGTACCCGATGCGGCCGCTCGACGTGGCCGGAGCGTACGCGACCTACGCCGCCAACGGCACGCGCGCGCCGGTGCACCTGGTGGACAAGGTGCTCGACCGGTCCGGGAAAGTCGTGTGGCAGCACGAAAACCAGCCGGTCTCCGCCGTTCCGGAGCAGGTCGCGCAGGACGTGACTTCGGCGTTGCGGACGAGTTTGCCGGACGGTCGCGCGGCGGCCCTGCGCACCGGCGAGTTCGAGCGCGGCAACTCGCGCGACAACCAGGACGCCTGGGCAGTCGGCTACACGCCCCAACTGGCGACGGCGGTATGGCTGGGCTCCGACGACAACCGCAAGCTGCTCGACGGGGACGGCAAGAAGGTGACGGGTTCGTCGATCCCGGCGGACGTGTGGCGGTCGTTCATGGCCCGCTGA
- a CDS encoding ABC transporter ATP-binding protein, whose protein sequence is MTLTREDTRLHAEDLTLAYDGRTVAERLGVVIPDKSFTVIVGPNACGKTTLLRALARMLKPRAGSVYLDGEVISSYGAKEVARRLGLLPQSSIAPDGITVSDLVARGRYPHQKLLRQWSREDATVVADAMRATGVDDLAERMVDELSGGQRQRVWMAMALAQQTDLLLLDEPTTYLDIAHQLDILDLCATLHSEQGRTLVAVLHDLNHAARYATHLIAMRDGKVLATGTPEEVVTAENVERIFELPCRVMECPESGSPMVIPKVSRRAA, encoded by the coding sequence GTGACACTGACGCGCGAAGACACCCGCCTGCACGCCGAGGACCTGACGCTGGCCTACGACGGCCGCACGGTCGCCGAACGGCTCGGCGTGGTCATCCCGGACAAGTCGTTCACGGTCATCGTCGGCCCCAACGCCTGCGGAAAGACGACGCTGCTGCGCGCGCTCGCCCGGATGCTCAAGCCGCGCGCGGGCTCGGTCTACCTGGACGGCGAGGTGATCTCCAGCTACGGCGCGAAGGAGGTCGCGCGACGGCTCGGCCTGCTGCCGCAAAGCTCGATCGCGCCGGACGGGATCACCGTGTCCGACCTCGTCGCGCGCGGCCGGTACCCGCACCAGAAACTGCTGCGCCAATGGTCCCGCGAGGACGCGACCGTGGTCGCCGATGCGATGCGCGCGACCGGCGTCGACGACCTCGCCGAGCGGATGGTCGACGAACTGTCCGGCGGGCAGCGCCAGCGCGTCTGGATGGCGATGGCGCTGGCCCAGCAGACCGACCTGCTGCTGCTCGACGAACCGACGACGTACCTGGACATCGCGCACCAGCTCGACATCCTCGACCTCTGCGCGACCCTGCACAGCGAACAGGGCCGCACGCTCGTCGCGGTGCTGCACGACCTCAACCACGCGGCCCGGTACGCGACCCACCTGATCGCGATGCGCGACGGGAAGGTGCTGGCCACCGGGACGCCGGAGGAGGTCGTGACGGCGGAGAACGTCGAGCGGATCTTCGAGCTGCCGTGCCGGGTGATGGAATGCCCGGAGAGCGGGAGCCCGATGGTGATCCCGAAGGTCAGCCGCCGGGCGGCCTGA
- a CDS encoding PLP-dependent aminotransferase family protein has protein sequence MDDYRVVADELAADIEAGRLRPGDRLPPQRRFARDRGIAGSTAARVYGELVRRGLAVGEVGRGTFVRAAKPGPEPALSEPGDARVDLELNFAVLPSQSAKLARALEPVLRADVFTDALHPLGAAGTKAVREAAVAMLARGSWTPDPDQVLVAGNGRQGIAAALAAFVPTGERLAVESLTYPVVKAAATRLGIELVPIETDAHGLVPAALAASAPVRALYVQPTLHNPLGTTMPPPRRAELAETVRALDLPVIEDGIYTFLRPDTEPLAALMPERTVFVDSLSKRVAPGLTAGFLVVPPPWVPRLASAIRSGGWSASRFSVEAARRWITGGVLAEVEAAKRADARTRARIVAERLAGFQVCGDASAYHRWWVLPDQWRAETFVAAAARRGIALSPAAAFSVVPGHAPNAVRIAVSAPSEETLASALDVLAGLASGSPDDLLVDS, from the coding sequence ATGGACGACTACCGCGTCGTCGCGGACGAACTCGCCGCCGACATCGAAGCCGGCCGGCTGCGCCCGGGCGACCGGCTGCCGCCGCAGCGCCGGTTCGCGCGCGACCGCGGCATCGCCGGGTCCACCGCGGCCCGCGTGTACGGCGAACTCGTCCGCCGCGGACTGGCGGTCGGCGAGGTGGGCCGGGGGACTTTCGTGCGCGCGGCGAAGCCCGGGCCCGAACCGGCGCTGTCCGAACCCGGCGACGCGCGCGTGGACCTCGAACTCAACTTCGCCGTCCTGCCAAGCCAATCGGCCAAACTGGCGCGAGCGCTCGAACCCGTCCTGCGCGCGGACGTCTTCACCGACGCCCTGCACCCACTCGGCGCGGCGGGCACGAAAGCGGTCCGCGAGGCGGCGGTCGCGATGCTCGCTCGCGGGTCGTGGACGCCGGATCCGGACCAGGTCCTGGTCGCGGGCAACGGGCGGCAGGGCATCGCGGCCGCGCTGGCCGCGTTCGTGCCGACCGGTGAGCGGCTGGCGGTCGAATCCCTGACGTATCCGGTGGTCAAAGCCGCGGCGACCCGGCTCGGCATCGAGCTGGTGCCGATCGAAACCGACGCGCACGGCCTGGTCCCGGCCGCACTCGCGGCGAGCGCCCCGGTGCGCGCGCTCTACGTCCAGCCGACCCTGCACAACCCGCTCGGCACCACGATGCCGCCGCCGCGCCGCGCCGAACTGGCCGAGACCGTCCGCGCGCTGGACCTGCCGGTGATCGAGGACGGCATCTACACGTTCCTCCGCCCGGACACCGAACCGCTCGCCGCGCTGATGCCGGAGCGCACGGTTTTCGTGGACAGCCTGTCGAAACGCGTCGCGCCCGGGCTCACGGCCGGGTTTCTCGTGGTGCCGCCGCCGTGGGTCCCGCGGCTGGCGAGCGCGATCCGGTCCGGCGGCTGGTCGGCGTCGCGGTTCTCCGTGGAAGCCGCGCGGCGATGGATCACCGGCGGCGTGCTGGCGGAGGTCGAAGCGGCGAAACGCGCGGACGCCCGGACGCGGGCGCGGATCGTCGCCGAACGGCTGGCGGGCTTCCAGGTGTGCGGCGACGCCTCGGCTTACCACCGGTGGTGGGTGCTGCCGGACCAGTGGCGGGCCGAGACCTTCGTGGCGGCCGCCGCTCGCCGGGGGATCGCGTTGTCCCCGGCGGCGGCGTTCTCGGTGGTGCCGGGGCACGCGCCGAACGCGGTGCGGATCGCGGTGTCCGCACCTTCCGAGGAGACGTTGGCGAGCGCGCTGGACGTGCTGGCCGGGCTGGCTTCCGGGTCGCCGGACGACCTGCTGGTGGACTCGTGA